The genomic window CGGCGCCACCGCGGTCAGCGCCACCCAGCGCGTATTGGCTTCCATGGAAGACAATATAGCTTCCCGGGAAGCTACCATGGTGCGTATGGACGAACGTCAACCACCGCTGGACCGTGTGGCCCGCATCCAGGCCGACTGGCGCCGCGAGCGGCCCGACGTCGACGTCACCCCGCAAGGAGTGATCGGCCGGCTGCACCGCCTCGCCGACCGGCTCACGGAGGAGCTCTGCCTCGTCTACGGCCGTTACGGGCTCAGCGAGGGAGAGTTCGACGTGCTGTGCGCGCTGCGCCGGGCCGGCGAGCCCTTCGAGCGGGCGCCCGGCGAGCTCGCCGCGCACACCATGGTCACCACCGGCGCGATGACGAAGCGGATCGACCGCCTGGAGCGGGCCGGGCTCGTCACCCGCCGCCGTGCGGAGGACGACCAGCGCGGCCGGATCGTCGCCCTCACCGGGCCGGGACGCGAACTCATCGACGAGGCGTTCACGGACCACATGCGCAACGAACGCCGTCTGCTGGATCTGCTGACATCGGCCGAGGCCGGGTCACTCGAAACGGTGCTCACGGCCTGGCTGTCCCGCATGGAGCATCCAGGCCCTTCCGACGACGGGTGACCCGCCGCCCCGGCCGCCGACCTGCCCACCGGGACGGTCACCGCGCCGGCGTCCCCGACACCGGCCCTCCGCTCGGGCACCCAGCTCGGGCTGAGACACTGCACGTCATGGCCTCCCTCACGCCCGCGCGCGCCCTGCTGATGCTCACCACCGGGCTCACCTGCCTGCTGATGGCGGGCGGCGCCCTCATAGGCGCGCTGATCGGCGGTGGTCTCGTCGCGCTGGGAGCGGCCCTCTGCGCGGGACTCGTCGGGATGGTGGGCTCACTCATCGTGCGGCGGCGGGCCATGGCGCACTTCGTCATGGCCCAGCGGCAGGCCGGGCAGCGGGGGTACGCCGAGGGCATCGCCCACGGCGTACTCATCCACGTGACCGCCTACGAGGCCGCCGTCTTCCCCCGCACCGGGCCGGACGGCGTCAGCCCCGAGGAGCGGGCGGCCCGCCGCACCATCGCCTACCGCATGGCCGCCCTCGACGAGGTGCCCCAGCGGGTACGCCTGGCCGCCGCCGACGCCCTCGCCCTCCTCGACAAGACCGACCGCGAGGGCGCCGAGGAAGCCCTCGCCCGTCTCGCCACCACGGTGCGCCTGGAGTACGCCCGGCTGTGACACCTGCCTGCCCCGCCGCGGAAGCGCCCGACTCTCGCGGGTCGGGCGCCGCCGGGCTCAGTGCCCGCTGATCGCGCGGGGCGTGTAGGGCCGCTCCAGCTCTTCGGTCTCCTTCTGCGTGAGGGTGAGGTCCAGGGAGGCCACGGCGTCGTCGAGGTGGTGCGGCTTGGTGGCGCCGACGATGGGGGCGGTCACGGTGGGCCGGCTCAGCAGCCAGGCGAGGGCGACCCGGGCCCGGGGCACGCCGTGCTCGCCGGCGATGCGGGTGACGGCGTCGACGATCTCGCGGTCCCCCTCCTGGTAGAGGGTCTTGCCGAAGCTGTCGGTCTCGGTGCGTTCGGTGACGGTGCCCCAGTCGCGGGTGAGGCGGCCTCGGGCGAGCGGGCTCCAGGGCAGGGTGGCGACGCTCTGGTCCTCGCACAGCGGGAGCATCTCGCGCTCCTCCTCGCGGTAGAGGAGGTTGTAGTGGTTCTGCATGGACACGAAGCGCGTCCAGCCGTTCAGGCGGGCGGTGGACTGCATCTTGGCGAACTGCCAGGCGTACATCGAACTCGCCCCGATGTAGCGGGCCTTGCCCGCCTTCACCACGTCGTGCAGGGCCTCCATCGTCTCTTCGACCGGGGTGTTGGGGTCGAAGCGGTGGATCTGGTAGAGGTCCACGTAGTCGGTGCCGAGACGCCGCAGGCTGTTGTCGATCTCCGTCATGATCGCCTTGCGGGACAGACCCCAGGCGTTGGGGCCCTGGTGCATGGCGCCGTTCACCTTGGTCGCGACGACGATCTCCTCGCGGCGCGCGAACTCCGCGAGCGCGCGGCCGACGATCTCCTCACTGGTGCCGTCCGAGTAGACGTTCGCCGTGTCGAAGAAGTTGATCCCGGCGTCCAGCGCCTGCCGGATCAACGGGCGTGACGCCTCCTCGTCCAGGGTCCACTCGTGCGTGCCCCGGTCGGGGGCGCCGAAACTCATGCATCCCACACAGATCCGGGACACGTCCAGACCCGTCGAACCGAGCTTCACGTACTCCATCGTTACGACTCCTGCCTGTGGGGTGTGCGGCTGACAAGCAGCCTACGAAAGATCAGGTGCCGATCAGTCAGATCCGGTACCGCCGCAACGCCGGTGTCACCAGGGCCAGTAGGAGCATCGCGGCCATGACGAGCAGACCGCCGCCGACGACGGCCGTACGGGCGCCGAAGGCCGCGCCGGCGGTGCCGTGCAGGACATCGGCGAGGCGGGGGCCGCCGGCCACGACCACGGTGAAGACGCCCTGCATGCGGCCGCGCATCTCGTCGGTGGCGGCGGACAGCAGGATGGCGCCGCGGAAGACCATGGAGACCATGTCCGCGACACCGGCGGCGGCGAGGAACACCACGGCGAACCACAGGCTGGTGCTCAGCCCGAAGCCCGTGACGGCCGCGCCCCAGGCCATGACGGCCGCGATGACCATGAGGCCGTGCCGGTCGGAGCGCGAGAAGGTGCCCGACATCAGTCCGCCGACGACGGCGCCGATCGGGATGGCGGCGAACAGCAGGCCCAGGGCGAGTCCTTCGCCGTAGGGCGCGTACGTGGTGTCGGCCAGCTGTGGGAAGAGTGCGCGGGGCATGCCCAGGACCATCGCGATGATGTCGGCGAGGAAGGACAGCAGGAGCACCTTGTGCAGGGCGATGTAGCGGAAGCCCGCGACGACCTCCCGCCAGCCTGCGCGCCGGGTCGTCGCGGTGTCCCCGGGCGGCAGTGAGGGCAGCTTGTAGACCGCCCAGAGGGTGATGCAGAGGGCCAGCGCGTCGATCAGGTACAGCTCGGCCAGGCCGATGAGCGGGATGAGGGCACCGGCGAGCAACGGCCCGGCCACCAGGCCCAGTTGCATCACGGTCGAGCCGAGGGCGGCGGCCGCGGCCAGTTCGTCGGCGGGGACCAGACGGGCCACGGAGGCGTTGCGGGCGGGTGAGTTGAGGCCGAAGAAGGCCTGTTGGAGGGCGAGCAGGGCCATCAGCGCCCACACCGATTCGAGGCCGGTGACGGCCTGGACCCAGAACAGCACCGAGGTGACGGCGATGCCGGTGTTGGTGATGAGCAACAGGGTGCGGCGGTCCACGCTGTCGGCGACCGCGCCGCCCCACAGCGCGAAGACCACCAGGGGCAGCAGGCCGGCGAGGCTCGCGTACCCGACCCAGGCGGAGGAACCGGTGATGTCGTAGATCTGCTTGGGCACGGCGACGGCGGTCAGCTGGCTGCCGACCGCCGTGACGATGGTCGAGGACCACAGGCGCCGGTAGGCGGGACGGCGCAGGGGACGGGTGTCCATCGCCCAGCGGCGCCAGCCCCGGCGGGGTGCCTTCCGGGCGTCGTCCTCCGGGGCGGCGTCGTCGCCGGTGCTGCTCTTGGTGGTGTCCACGGGCATCCTGATGCTCGATACATCTTTCGATACGGACACCACTATCGCGGAGGGTGCTGTCGCCGGGACAGGCGATGTCCCGGCTGTCTCACATGCTGTCGGCGCACGGGCACTCGCGTCGGCTCACGCCCCGGCGATCAGCATGCCCCCGAGCGCCAGCATCGTCACCGCGACCAGGCCGTCGAGGACGCGCCAGGCCGACGGGCGGGACAGGAAGCGGCTGAGCAGCCGGGCGCCGAAGCCGAGGGCGGCGAACCAGCAGAGGCTGGAGAAGGCGGCGCCCAAGCCGAAGGTCCAGCGCAGGGACCCCTGGTCGGCGGCGATCGAGCCGAGCAGGAACACGGTGTCGAGGTAGACATGGGGGTTGAGCCAGGTCAGTGCCAGACAGGTGAGGACGGCCCGGCGCCGGGAGCCCGCCGTCCCGTTCTCCGTCCGGAGCGCGTCGTCGCCGGGCCGCAGGACGCGACGCGCGGCGAGGACGCCGTAGACCACGAGGAATCCGCCGCCGACCAGGGCGACGGCGCTCAGCGCGCTGGGCCAGGCGACGACCACGGCGCCCACCCCGCCGACGCCGAGGGCGATCAGGGCCGCGTCGGAGAGGGCGCAGATGGCCACCACCGGGAGCACGGCGGCCCGGTGCAGTCCCTGGCGCAGGACGAAGGCGTTCTGGGCGCCGATGGCGACGATGAGGGAGAGGCCGGTGCCGAATCCGGTGGCGAGGGCGGTCATTTCGCTGAACACATCCACGACGCTAGGAAACGCGCTGCCCTGCGTACAGCTAAAGATTCTTACGTATCATTAGCGACCGTGATGTCTCAGCTTCCGCTCGATCTGGTGCGCACCCTGCTCGCGGTGGTGGACGAGGGCACGTTCGACGCGGCGGCCGGTGCGCTGCATGTGACGCCGTCGGCGGTCAGCCAGCGGGTCAAGGCGCTGGAGCAGCGGGTCGGCCGGGTCCTGCTGATCCGGGAGAAGCCGGTGCGGCCGACCGACTCCGGCGAGGTGATCGTCCGGTTCGCACGTCAGCTGGCCCGTCTCGAACACGACGCGCAGGACGCCCTCGGTCTGACCGGCGCCGGGGAGGCCACGCGCGTGTCGATCGCGGTGAACGCCGACTCGCTCGCCACCTGGTTCCTGCCCGCCCTGACCCGGGTGCCCGAGGAACTGCGCCCCTGTTACGAGCTGCTCCGCGAGGACGAGCAGCACACGGCCCGGCTGCTGCGCGAGGGGCTGGTGATGGCAGCGATCACTTCGGCGCCGGACGCCGTGGCCGGCTGCTCGGTGCGGGCGCTGGGCCGGATGCGGTACGTGCCCTGTGCCGCTCCCGCCTTCGCGGAGCGATGGCTCGGCGTCGGTTCGGGCGTGCGGCTGCAGGAGGTGATCGTCGACGCGCCGGTCGTGTTCTTCGACCGGCGGGACGAGTTCCAGAACGCCTTCGTCCGACGGCTGACGCGCGGCCGTCCGGCCGGCGCCCGTCGGCATTACGTGCCGACGTCGGAGGGCTTCGTCGACGCCGTGGTCGCCGGGATGGGCTGGGGCATGGTGCCCGCCGCCCAGGCCGAGCGGCTGCTCGACACCGGACGGCTCGTCAACCTGGCGCCGGACCGGACCGCGCACGCCCCGCTGTTCTGGCAGCAGTGGAAGCTCGACTCCCCCGCGCTGACCGCCGTGGCGGAGGCGGTCGCCGCCGAGGCCGCCGAGACGCTCGACCCCTGAGGCGGCGGGGCGCCCCGCCGCCTCAGGATCCGCTTCCGGCGCTGAACGGCCCCTCCAGCGCCGCCCATTGCAGCAGCATGATGGTCTTGGCGTCGGCGATCTCCCCCCTGCGGATCATCTCCAGGGCCCGCCGGAAGGGCAGTTCGACGAGCTCGATGTCCTCGCCCTCCTCGTCGAGGCCGCCGCCCTCGTGGGTGCGGGTCGACGGGCCGTACGAGGCGGCGTAGAAGCTCACGCGTTCGGTGACCGAGCCGGGGCTCATGTAGATGTCGAAGACGTGCTGGATCTCGCCGATGGTGTGTCCGGTCTCCTCGACGACCTCGCGCCGCACGGCGACCTCGGGGTGTTCGTCCTCCTCGTCGAGCAGACCGCCCGGTGTCTCGATGAGCATCCCGTCGGGGTGGCCGTTGACGTACACCGGGTAGCGGAACTGCCGGGTGAGCAGCACGGTTTCGCGTTCGGCGTCGTAGAGGAGGAGGGTGGCGCCGTTGCCCCGGTCGTGCGTCTCGCGCTCCTGGGTGCTCCAGGTGCCGTCGGCGTGCTGGAAGTCGAAGGTCGTGGTGCGCTCCACGTACCAGTGGCTGGACAGCAGTGTCACGTCCCGCACCTTGACCCGCGGATTGCCGGTGAGGTCCCGGCCGGTGCGGTCGAGTCCGGTGCGGCCCCGGCGGTCAGGGATGTCTACGCCGACGGTCTTGTTGGTCATGTCCGCTTTTACCATTCCGATCAGGACGTTGTCAGGCGTCTCAATTCACGTGCCGCGCGGGTCGCTTGGCGGAATCGGGCACTCCGGGACAGCATGCCCGTATGAAGAGCGATCTTTTCTCGAACGAGAACATGGTCCAGCCGGCGTACGCGCCGGGGATGAGCGTGCAGAACGCCAAGTCGATCAAGTACGCCGTCAACGGCGAGATGCTCGCCCGGCAGGGCGCGATGATCGCCTATCGCGGGAACCTGCAGTTCGAACGCAAGGGCCAGGGCGTGGGCGGCATGCTCAAGCGGGCGGTCACCGGGGAGGGGCTGCCGCTGATGGCGGTGCGCGGTCAGGGCGAGGCCTGGTTCGCGCACGAGGCACAGAACTGCTTCGTCGTCGACATCGAGCCGGGTGACGTGTTCACCGTCAACGGCCGCAACGTGCTCTGTTTCGACGCCTCGCTGTCGTACGACATCAAGACCGTGAAGGGCGCCGGTATGACCGGTGGCGGCCTGTTCAACAGCGTCTTCACGGGGCAGGGCAGGCTCGGTCTCGTCTGCGACGGCAACCCGCTGGTCATCCCGGTCTCGCCCCAACTGCCCGTGTTCGTCGACACGGACGCGGTCGTGGGCTGGACCGCCCACCTCAACACCTCGCTGCACCGCTCCCAGTCCTTCGGCTCCATGATCCGTGGCGGCTCCGGGGAGGCCGTGCAGCTGAAGCTGGAGGGTGAGGGGTTCGTGGTCGTGCGGCCGAGCGAGCTTACCCCGCAGAAGGCTCAGCAGCACTGAGACGGCGGGCGACGAGGGAGCCCGGGCCGGCGGCGGACCACCCGCAAGCATAAGCGAACAGGTTTTCGAATCTGGAGTACGCTGCAGGTATGGCCATGCACCTCCAGGGCTCCCTCTTCGACCAGTCCGACGACCTCCGCCTCGGCCCTCTCGACGGACTGCGCCGCCGTGAGCTGAGTGCCGGGGCCTGGGTCGATCTGCTGCCCGGGTGGCTCGGCGGGGCCGACGCGCTGTTCACGCGGCTCGCCGAAGAAGTGCCCTGGAAGGCCGAACGGCGGCAGATGTACGAGCAGGTCGTGGACGTACCCCGCCTGCTCGCCTTCTACGGCGCCGAGGTCGCCCTCCCGCACCCCGTCCTGGACGAGGCCCGGGAGGCGCTCTCCGCGCACTACGCCGCCGAACTGGGCGAACCCTTCGCCACGGCGGGCCTGTGCTACTACCGCGACGGCCGGGACAGCGTGGCCTGGCACGGCGACCGGATCGGGCGGGGCGCCCGGGAGGACACGATGGTGGCCATCCTGTCCGTGGGCGACCCCCGCGATCTGGCCCTGCGCCCGCACCGCGGCGGGGAGACCCTGCGGTTCCCGCTGGGGCACGGCGATCTGATCGTGATGGGCGGCTCCTGCCAGCGCACCTGGGACCACGCGGTACCCAAGTCGACGCGGGCGGTGGGGCCGCGCATCAGCATCCAGTTCCGCCCGCAGGGCGTGCACTAGAGGCACCCCGAGGCCGGCTAGTTCCGGTCGGCGAGGGCACGCGACTGCGACGTCCGCGCCAGCTTCGGGCCCAGCCAGCGCTTGAAGCGGCGCAGGGCCTCCAGTCGGCCGGCGGCGCGGTCGAGGCGGTAGTAGAGCTGCGGCGGCACGTACGGCAGCAGCGGGGAGTGCCGCTGGCCGAGGAGGGCGAACATCTGCTCCGGGGGAAGGTCGATGTACCGCTGGATGTTCTCGTACCACTGGGCGCTGTAGCGGGCCGCGCTCTGCAGCCGGAGGAGTTCGGACTTGCGGCGCCGCTCGTAAGCGGCGAGCGCGGCCTCCGCCTCCGGGTGGGCGGCGAGGGCTTCGGCCAGGCAGATCGCGTCCTCCAGGGCGAGGGTGGTGCCGGCGCCGATGGAGTAGTGCGTGGTGTGGGCGGCGTCGCCGAGCAGGACGACGTTGCCGTGGTGCCAGGCGCGGTTGGTCAGGGTACGGAAGTTGAGCCACTGGGCGGTGCCGTCGCCCTGGGCCCGGCCCAGCAGCGGGTGGCCGTCCAGAATGTCGGCGAAGAGCTTCTCCAGCAGGGCCAGCCCGTCCGCCTCACCCAGCCGGTCCAGGCCCAGGCCGCTCAGCGTCTTCGGGGAGCACTCGATGACACAGGTGCTCTGCTCGCCGCTGAACGGGTAGGCGTAGGCCCAGATCCAGCCGTGGCCGGTCTCCTGGAAGGAGAAGGTGAAGGCGTCGTAGACCTTGGTGGTGCCGAGCCAGGCGTAGGCGTTGCGGCCGAGTGCGATGTCGCTGCCGAAGTGGCCGGCGTACCGCTCGCGCACCGCGCTGTTGACTCCGTCGCCCGCGACGACGAGGTCGGCGTCCGGCAGGTCGTCGGCGGTGACCTCGTGCTCGTATTCCACGCGTACGCCGAGGGCCCGGGCTCGTTCGGCGAGCAGTTCGAGCAGGCGGCGCCGGCCGATGCCGAAACCGTCGTCGCCGGGCTGGACCGTCGTACGGTCGCGGACATGGGCGACCCCGCTGTTCCAGTGGACGGAGTTCTCGCTGATGGCGAGGGCCGTCGCGGGGTCCTTCTCGCGGAGCTTGTCCAGCAGCTCGGACCAGTAGGTGACGCCCCAGCCGTACGTCGACCCGGCCGGGTTCCGTTCATGGACGGTGATGTCGTGGGACGGGTCCTGCCGCTTCATCAGGATCGAGAAGTACAGGCTTGCGGGCCCTCCGCCGACGCACGCGATCTTCACGCACACTCCCAGTTTGCTGCGCAAAGCGATCAATTGATCACGAAGAGTAGCAGCGTGAAAGCGGTCCGGGTTCGCGTCACTTTGCTCGCGTGACCCCGGCCACTCGATCCACACCGGCGCGACAAGATCATCGGCGCCGCGCGCGCCACCGCGCGGAATATCCCCCTCCGCCCCCACCCGAAGGCTCGCCACAGTAAGATCATCTTTGTTCAACCTTGCACGACATTTACTTAATTGTCCGGATCGCAGCCAACCGGCTTCCTGGGATTTCTCCGGTTCCCCACCGGATCGATAGGCATGACGAGTCGTCAATCCCCCTGCCCCAGGAGGCTTCCGCATGCCCGACATCACCCGCCGCCACGCGCTCGGAGCCGCGGTCGCGCTGGCCGTGACCGCCGGTGCCCCGCTCACCGCCGCGGCCGCCGACGACCACGGCGACCACGGCGGCCACGACGGGCCCGAGGCCTTCGACGAGGTCTACCGGGGGCGCCGGATACAGGGCCGCCCGGCCGAGGGCGGCGGTCACCATCACGGGGCCGTTTACGCCGTGTTCGTCGACGGGGTCGAGCTGCATGTGATGCGGAACGCCGACGGCAGCTGGATCAGCGTCGTCAGCCACTACTCCCCCGTGCCGAACCCGCGCGCCGCCGCCCGCGCGGCGGTCGACGAACTGCAGGGCGCCCGGCTCGTCCCCTTCAACTGACCCGCACCACCGCGAGGAGCCGCAGAGACATGACCATACGCAAGAACCAGGCCACCCTGACCGCCGACGAGAAGCGGCGCTTCGTCGACACGCTGATCGCGCTGAAGCGCTCCGGCCGCTACGACGAGTTCGTCACGACGCACAACGCGTTCATCCTCGGCGACACCGACAACGGCGAACGTACGGGCCACCGTTCGCCCTCCTTCCTGCCCTGGCACCGCAGATTCCTGCTGGAGTTCGAGCGGGCGCTGCAATCCGTGGACCCCACCGTCGCACTGCCCTACTGGGACTGGACGGTCGACCGCACTCCG from Streptomyces sp. DSM 40750 includes these protein-coding regions:
- a CDS encoding MarR family winged helix-turn-helix transcriptional regulator — encoded protein: MDERQPPLDRVARIQADWRRERPDVDVTPQGVIGRLHRLADRLTEELCLVYGRYGLSEGEFDVLCALRRAGEPFERAPGELAAHTMVTTGAMTKRIDRLERAGLVTRRRAEDDQRGRIVALTGPGRELIDEAFTDHMRNERRLLDLLTSAEAGSLETVLTAWLSRMEHPGPSDDG
- a CDS encoding aldo/keto reductase, which codes for MEYVKLGSTGLDVSRICVGCMSFGAPDRGTHEWTLDEEASRPLIRQALDAGINFFDTANVYSDGTSEEIVGRALAEFARREEIVVATKVNGAMHQGPNAWGLSRKAIMTEIDNSLRRLGTDYVDLYQIHRFDPNTPVEETMEALHDVVKAGKARYIGASSMYAWQFAKMQSTARLNGWTRFVSMQNHYNLLYREEEREMLPLCEDQSVATLPWSPLARGRLTRDWGTVTERTETDSFGKTLYQEGDREIVDAVTRIAGEHGVPRARVALAWLLSRPTVTAPIVGATKPHHLDDAVASLDLTLTQKETEELERPYTPRAISGH
- a CDS encoding MFS transporter encodes the protein MPVDTTKSSTGDDAAPEDDARKAPRRGWRRWAMDTRPLRRPAYRRLWSSTIVTAVGSQLTAVAVPKQIYDITGSSAWVGYASLAGLLPLVVFALWGGAVADSVDRRTLLLITNTGIAVTSVLFWVQAVTGLESVWALMALLALQQAFFGLNSPARNASVARLVPADELAAAAALGSTVMQLGLVAGPLLAGALIPLIGLAELYLIDALALCITLWAVYKLPSLPPGDTATTRRAGWREVVAGFRYIALHKVLLLSFLADIIAMVLGMPRALFPQLADTTYAPYGEGLALGLLFAAIPIGAVVGGLMSGTFSRSDRHGLMVIAAVMAWGAAVTGFGLSTSLWFAVVFLAAAGVADMVSMVFRGAILLSAATDEMRGRMQGVFTVVVAGGPRLADVLHGTAGAAFGARTAVVGGGLLVMAAMLLLALVTPALRRYRI
- a CDS encoding LysE/ArgO family amino acid transporter; protein product: MTALATGFGTGLSLIVAIGAQNAFVLRQGLHRAAVLPVVAICALSDAALIALGVGGVGAVVVAWPSALSAVALVGGGFLVVYGVLAARRVLRPGDDALRTENGTAGSRRRAVLTCLALTWLNPHVYLDTVFLLGSIAADQGSLRWTFGLGAAFSSLCWFAALGFGARLLSRFLSRPSAWRVLDGLVAVTMLALGGMLIAGA
- a CDS encoding LysR family transcriptional regulator ArgP, which encodes MMSQLPLDLVRTLLAVVDEGTFDAAAGALHVTPSAVSQRVKALEQRVGRVLLIREKPVRPTDSGEVIVRFARQLARLEHDAQDALGLTGAGEATRVSIAVNADSLATWFLPALTRVPEELRPCYELLREDEQHTARLLREGLVMAAITSAPDAVAGCSVRALGRMRYVPCAAPAFAERWLGVGSGVRLQEVIVDAPVVFFDRRDEFQNAFVRRLTRGRPAGARRHYVPTSEGFVDAVVAGMGWGMVPAAQAERLLDTGRLVNLAPDRTAHAPLFWQQWKLDSPALTAVAEAVAAEAAETLDP
- a CDS encoding NUDIX domain-containing protein → MTNKTVGVDIPDRRGRTGLDRTGRDLTGNPRVKVRDVTLLSSHWYVERTTTFDFQHADGTWSTQERETHDRGNGATLLLYDAERETVLLTRQFRYPVYVNGHPDGMLIETPGGLLDEEDEHPEVAVRREVVEETGHTIGEIQHVFDIYMSPGSVTERVSFYAASYGPSTRTHEGGGLDEEGEDIELVELPFRRALEMIRRGEIADAKTIMLLQWAALEGPFSAGSGS
- a CDS encoding AIM24 family protein, translating into MKSDLFSNENMVQPAYAPGMSVQNAKSIKYAVNGEMLARQGAMIAYRGNLQFERKGQGVGGMLKRAVTGEGLPLMAVRGQGEAWFAHEAQNCFVVDIEPGDVFTVNGRNVLCFDASLSYDIKTVKGAGMTGGGLFNSVFTGQGRLGLVCDGNPLVIPVSPQLPVFVDTDAVVGWTAHLNTSLHRSQSFGSMIRGGSGEAVQLKLEGEGFVVVRPSELTPQKAQQH
- a CDS encoding alpha-ketoglutarate-dependent dioxygenase AlkB, with product MAMHLQGSLFDQSDDLRLGPLDGLRRRELSAGAWVDLLPGWLGGADALFTRLAEEVPWKAERRQMYEQVVDVPRLLAFYGAEVALPHPVLDEAREALSAHYAAELGEPFATAGLCYYRDGRDSVAWHGDRIGRGAREDTMVAILSVGDPRDLALRPHRGGETLRFPLGHGDLIVMGGSCQRTWDHAVPKSTRAVGPRISIQFRPQGVH
- a CDS encoding FAD-dependent monooxygenase, coding for MKIACVGGGPASLYFSILMKRQDPSHDITVHERNPAGSTYGWGVTYWSELLDKLREKDPATALAISENSVHWNSGVAHVRDRTTVQPGDDGFGIGRRRLLELLAERARALGVRVEYEHEVTADDLPDADLVVAGDGVNSAVRERYAGHFGSDIALGRNAYAWLGTTKVYDAFTFSFQETGHGWIWAYAYPFSGEQSTCVIECSPKTLSGLGLDRLGEADGLALLEKLFADILDGHPLLGRAQGDGTAQWLNFRTLTNRAWHHGNVVLLGDAAHTTHYSIGAGTTLALEDAICLAEALAAHPEAEAALAAYERRRKSELLRLQSAARYSAQWYENIQRYIDLPPEQMFALLGQRHSPLLPYVPPQLYYRLDRAAGRLEALRRFKRWLGPKLARTSQSRALADRN
- the melC1 gene encoding apotyrosinase chaperone MelC1, with amino-acid sequence MPDITRRHALGAAVALAVTAGAPLTAAAADDHGDHGGHDGPEAFDEVYRGRRIQGRPAEGGGHHHGAVYAVFVDGVELHVMRNADGSWISVVSHYSPVPNPRAAARAAVDELQGARLVPFN